Below is a window of Tachysurus fulvidraco isolate hzauxx_2018 chromosome 11, HZAU_PFXX_2.0, whole genome shotgun sequence DNA.
TATACTCTtaagatataaaataataaagtttgtgatcctttattcattaattattcttATATCATATCAGTTCTTTCatttagcatatatatatatatatatatatatatatatatatatatatataaaatgtctgtTTAGTTCTCTTGGGTGTGAGtcattgtctctgtctctgtccttaTGCTTGTCACATTGATGTGAATGTTACTGTAGTCATGCGCAGTATTTTCTCCACCGGTGCACATTACACATTCAGACATTAACTCATTTTCCAGAATCTCAATTTATCATATTGTAATATTGGAGAGTATAGTATCTTTGCTGGTCCATATTAAAGCAGAATGCCTGAAAATTCCTCCAtatgaatgtttataatttCTTGCAGAATGTAtagtaatatttacattatatagaTTCTGCTCTCTgtctgctgtactgtatatacaagaAGAATCTGCATAATCAGGGATTCACAGTCACTACAGTGAAAGAGTGACAGCTGAAATGCCTATTTCCCtgcttatagatatagatatttgCAGTTATGGGCCTGGCTGCATTTTACATTCCcagctattatttatttatttattttttaactttttttgtttttatcatatTAAAGTTCATCTGTCATGTTTTTCATGATAGAGTCTGTTGCTATGTGAAAGTGAGGCTTTTGATGTAGTTTCCAAGGCAACCACCATTAGTTTGAATCCTCTGAGCCACCAATATCCTagagtaaagaaaagaaatgacatATAACTCCATAATTAAACTCCAGCAACTCTGCCTATATCAACGTGGTGTTGCTGATCGATCTGTTCTTTATATCACACCAATATTGTTATACAAGTAATCAACAATTTTAAACAGTATTATCTCAAATAAAATGACTATTCGGACTGGATATTTTCTGCACATAGAAGTTTCAATGTTTGTCTTATTTCTAAGTAGAAGTATGCATGAAAGTTTCAGTCGGTTCAGGGCGTACCGCTCGGTCCTGAACAGTCCTGAAAGCTGCTGAATATTTCTGGTATGCAGCAATTATGCAGTCTCTCctaagaaggagaaaaaataagaCATTAAGTCAATTAATTTTTTCTCTAATAATTTAGAATCATCCATTATGTGTCAATGCATAAATACACTTACTTGCTTGTGATGCCACCTCCTGGTGGAAGTCCAGGGATGTTTTCAGTTGCCAGAAACTTCATCAGATGAAGCAGGTCAGGCTCCTCATTTTGAGTCCTGATCACTTCAATGATTTCTGTGTATATGATGATAAGAAGATGTTTGAGATGTTTAACTGAAAGTTttgctattgtgtgtgtgtgtgtgtgtgtgtgtgtgtgtgtgtgtgtgtttgtgtgtgtgcgtgcgtgtgcgtgtgtgtgtgtgtgtgtgtgtgtgtgtgtgtgtgtgtgtgtgtgtgtgtgtgtgtgtgtgtgtgtgtgtgtgtgtgtgtgtgtgtttatagtacAGAATGAGAAAATAACCTTTTACTTTACAATCTATGAGTTGTTCCAGCTCTGCTTCCCGTTGCAGTGCTTCACGAGTCACTTGAGGTGAGCCACTGaagcagatgatgatgatgctcaTGTTGTCCAAACTTCCCTGTAATTTATGAGAAAATATCATCAGTGTAACTGACGTGCCACAGGTATATCTACTATATAAATGGTATTTCAGttgtttgtctaaaatgtattATGTATCTAAAATGAAAGTAACAGTTAAAACGATCCAGTACAAGTGTGTGGAATGTATGTATGGACCCAGCAACAACACGAGAGTTTAGAATCTGTTTGTGTAAAAACTGAACAATTGAACGATGTTGAATATTGACATGAGGTGAAATGAGGTGAACTATAAAACCAAATTAGCAAAtgctggagaaacgttgtctcatttcactgtgtactgcaacagctatatatggttgaaatgacaataaaaagcttcttgacttgacttgacttgacttgctaCTTATCATCTGTGAGATGTGACTGcataaaacaattttattaaaactttgaGAATTTACAGGAAGCCACTAGTTAAAAGAGGAATTAGAGGAAGCCACTAGTTGAGCAACTTGTGAAAGAACATTTCTTAACATAGGTTGTGctgaattatttttcattattatctCACCTAAGTGCCTACATTCAGAGAGAATTCAGAGCTGTGTCCTAAATGACTAAGagctgtgtcccaaatggcCAAACGGTAAATATCTTAcctaaatagtaataatatgaataatgttGACAAATTGTTTAGTATAGTAATGCTGGTTTGGTAAGGGGTCAAAACTTTGAAGATCCATTTAAATGACAGAAGAAttattaggaaaaaaataagtGGGCATATATCAGTATGCATGTATAGCACGTAGGGGTTATTACCCAGTATGTGTTCTTTCTCAATATATACATGCATTTTCTCTATATGGCCACTAGGGAGAACAAATGCCATTGGTGTCTCACTTTCCTGTGATATAAGCAAGCTTTAAATACAATCATAATATCAATATAATGaatcataataatcattagCTCTTAATTAAATTCAAGAACAAAATGCCTTTCAAAAGAATATTGAGCAAGAAACATCAAAAATCATTGGTTcttattcgttttttttttcttttataatacAACATTGAACTCGTTCACGCtcttattgaaataaaatgatgcatctaaaacaaaaataaactaaaaacaaTTATAGTTAGACTCTTAATTAGTGGATTGTCATAGACGGATGCAGGAATGTAGAGAAAATAAATTTCTCCTACATTACTGGTGAGAGTGAAAATTCAATGCGACACCACTGATGATTATTGTCAGCTTAATAGTCTAGCATGTTGACAATGACAAAAGTTGAGCTGAAATAAAGTGATTTGATCAGTCTGTCTAAAGACCCGAGGTCTGGAACTGTAGTTATCCTACAAACTTTAATCTTCCTTGAGTCAGCATGAAATAAGCCAAgaacattatatattaaatcaCTTTTAATAGGAAATATTGgactaactttttattttactatataatatattttcttgTAATCTTAGATGTCTAGAAAAGCACAGAgcttaaaaatgttaatactgtattttttaaaaaagcagatCCCATAGATTTTATGATAAACACCCCAATAAACACCTTAAAACATCGTATAGAATCACTTTAAATGTATATTGCAAGCATCTTTTGCTTGCTCACTAATTTTGTTGGTCTTttatgacagttttttttctaacctTATAGAGGCAGAGGTCAATGACCTGTGAACAGACTTCCctcaaatcatcacagactgaaAGCCGGTTGTGCACAAAAGCACACAGCTCTTCATTACTGATGGCATCCCAAACTCCATCACAAGCCACCACTAGGAATTCATCGCTAGGCGAGCGCTCCAGATCATAGACCTCAGGTTCGGGGGACACCAGCTGCTCTGTCTGTGTCCTCCATTCCACTTCCTTAAAGGTGAAATCTCCTAGGGCGCGGGACACAGCCAGGGAGCCGTTGACTCTCTGCAGCGTGACTGAGCCACCTGCGTTCTGTATGCGTTCCTTCTCCCGTGGGTTACAGGGCTTGTGGTCCTCCGTATAGAAGACCACCTGGCCATTGCGACACAGAAAGGTACGGGAGTCACCACAATTGATAAAGTAGATGTTTCTTGGAGAGATCATGACGGCTGTTGCCGTGGAGCCACTGCGGTCCCAGCCACTGGTGCGGGCAAGTTGATGCATGTGGCGGTCAATGCCTAGGAACCCATCTCGGATGCTGTCTTTCACTTGCTCCACATTTTCCTCTGCAGCTATGCCACCTGGTGGAGGAGAAAAGACACATGAAGTATTTTTTACATGAAGCACTTCATAATCCTAATCAAGGAGTTTGAGGTCTTTCAACGCATGTAGAAAATGATACATTTTGGCAGCAATATAAAATAGACATTAAAATGTACTGATTGGAATATAATCTTTGAAGACTTATTAGTAAGCTTATTTATGTAACATCTAACCCTTTATAACCTATAACCTTAGAACACATGTTCTTGTGTACTTTCTCATGCCATGCTAATAAATCTGCAAGTTACACAAAAAAGATctacagtggatataaaaagtttgCATACCGCTGTTGTGTGCAGGTTTTTGTaatgtaacaaattaaaaccaATGTAAATCATGTCAGCACTTCAGCTTCAGCAATTGGATGAAACCAAGAACCTACAGAAACAGCTAATCTTTATCTGCAGTTATCACAATTACTACATGCATTTAGTCAAGTATATGATAATCCATTCTGAGCCTCAGTTTTAATGTGATTGTTTAATCCTGAATGCTCTCACATGCTCCATTATAAAGTTAGCTTTATTAGAAAACAAGGTTAGTTGTTTCCACCTAAATGTGTCTATTTGATTTTTGAATAGTTTGGGCTCCTATATCATATAAAATATGTGGGGAAATAAGATCTGGCATGATTTGTTTTGGCCtcttttttacatcacaaagaCCTGTAATTTTAACTGTACTTTCTAGACttttaatatatactgtatacaatcaATCTTTGGGGTTAATTCTACAGAAGCACTAGTAGGTACAGTAAATTGGGTTTGAAACATTTTATCAATTGTTTCAGTCTGTAATTGAAAGACACTAGACCTATAATTCCCATATAATTACAAAGAACATGTCATAAAAATTGATTCACAATATTTCACAGCAGTTCATTACTcatattattttttagatttctatttaaaactTCACCTATTTAGAAATTTCACGTCTGGAATTTAGGCCTGTCACCTTCTGAAGCAGAACTGTTTGTTCCTGCCTCTTTTCCTTAAAAGACAACCAGTTTTGAGAACGAGATACTGGTTTGGAGATACTCTCAAATGATCACATTTTGATCACAAAATGATCAcaatattttcaaaaataattaattttctcTAAGAGACCAAGTTGATCTTTTATGTGTGACGGGTGTCTTCATTTATAAAATAGAATATGTACCTGTCGTAAGGATGTGATCAAGCAGATGTGTGGAGCAATACTGAGCCACAGTGTTTCCAGCGTGCCCATCAAACACAGCAAAGTAACTCCAATCCAGCAAGCCCTCAGTCATCTCAGGCATGCATGTGTGGGCATCCTCCATTTGCGCACGCCATCCCTGCATGCTAGCCAAGGCATAGCTAATGCCCCACTTAGACTCACCCTCAGCAGTATGCTTCTGTAGCACTGGCCTCTCCAGATAAGGGCTGGGTATCTCCTCcacatcatcattatcatcttcAGAGTCTGAATCGTCTTCTGCTTGTTGTTCCACCTGGCCTCCCTTGAAAAAGAAAGTGACCATCTTTTCAGTCTCCCTCACCAGTTGTCGCAGGAAGGAGGGAACCTCCACGGTGCTAGCTCGCCTTGCCGTCCTCATGGCTACCTTGATTGTTCTCTTAATCCTCCTGCTGTTCCTTCTACTCTTTAGTTTCCTCCCTCTAGACCTCTGTAACAGGTCCAGTGCTTCAGCCTGAAGCTTGATGATTTTTAAGTTTTGAAGAAGAATGATTATATGAAATGTCTCTAAAACCTGAAGAGTTTTTGCTGGGGAACATTTGTAATACACAAtctttaactctgtcttttGGTACCTGaataaagcagaaggtagatATAGTCAAAGTCAGTTTTACAGTATTGAACCTGGGCAGCTTACCTGGCTCTCTTCTCTGCTCCAAGTGCTGTGTCCAGGCTATTTCTGTTCACTCATCCCTCAATGTGCTCACCCCTGTATGCCCTGTCTCTCCCATTCTTTGTTTTGGACTCTTGATAATCCCTTCTACAGTAATGCGCTTGGATTAGGTTATGTTCCTGCTCTTCATGAACATGTCAGCATTTTATAATGTGCCCAGACAGTAAAACAGAATGCAGATATAGTGTATGATGaatgttttgtatataaatatttcatagcCACATATATGGCATAGATTTACTTGAGATGCTGCAACCATGCAATCTTAAACATGCAAAGTTCTGAAATGCATTTTGGAAAAATGCcactatttatatattattattttaatgccatgtagtatttattagtattaatgCCATTTAGTATTTATAAACCCAGTTGGGACACATCCTGCTAAAACAAGTAATGCGTAATGTGACCCGCATCATGACACTatacaaaaatgtaaagaataaatgtgaaaatattcagaaaaatcAGCATGCTATTAAATGTGCATCTAATGGAATTGCATTGTTTGTGCAAACTATTTTAGGCAACTTTGGAGCTTTACTTAAGCCTAAAATGACACTTCAGGTGCTGCTACAGaggtcattgttttatttgatcaTTATTTTCCCAGCACAGAGACtatgtttatttaatcaaaaaTTTAATTTGAGAGGTTTTTTTTCAAGATCAAATGTTCACAGCaattccaatttatttatttttgtaaacacAAGCAGGCATATTGTTTTTCAGtttctgcaaacaaaaaaatacttttttctaATGTAATATATTTGGAAAATCAAATTGAATGGAATTGTAAATACATATTGGGAACATAAAGGGGGGAATATAAACTCAGCCAGAACTAAgagaatgtattttatatacatcaAAATATTTGCATAAAAGTAATGTAGACAACAAATGCTGGACTCAAGATTCCATAATGCAATGCAGCTATATTAcacagtgtgtggtgttacagcAGAGATTCAGCTCAGCTTGGCCAGTTATTTATTAGGTGACAAACATTATGGCATTAAGAATTAGATACTCTATGTGAGTAGAGTATATGAAAAAGAATTTAAGACAGATGGATAGACTAAGGgactaaagcgctgctgcatcacaCTGTTTaggtaaataaaaatagaagaaCATTTTGTTGAAGATGGTTAAACCGAAAATGTAAAATCTGAATTCAATTACGTTAATAAATCTTGCATGACCACATGTTAATTGTAATTATAGTGATATGCAAGTCTTTCTGGATGTATCCTTTAAAAGGACAAGAATCACTCTAGATTATCTCGATCATTTGGTTCAAATGATTCCCAAACTGAAtggaataacaataaaaatggtAAAAGAATTATCCTCTGTATTTTCACTATAGTGCCAAAGTACTCCATAGACTGTAACAaatcacaacaccacacacacacacacacacacacacacacacacacacacacacacacacacacacacacacacacacacacacaaagacagagagagggagagagagagagagagagagagagagagagagagagagagagagagagagagagagagagagagagagagagaacgagcaGTTCGtaccaatctggcaacccatataaccaaaaggaggtagcgCGATCCAGAGGCGCGTTATAGGATGGGTGGAAAGGAGGAGAGTGTGAAGGAGGAGCGGA
It encodes the following:
- the ppm1na gene encoding protein phosphatase, Mg2+/Mn2+ dependent, 1Na (putative) → MRTARRASTVEVPSFLRQLVRETEKMVTFFFKGGQVEQQAEDDSDSEDDNDDVEEIPSPYLERPVLQKHTAEGESKWGISYALASMQGWRAQMEDAHTCMPEMTEGLLDWSYFAVFDGHAGNTVAQYCSTHLLDHILTTGGIAAEENVEQVKDSIRDGFLGIDRHMHQLARTSGWDRSGSTATAVMISPRNIYFINCGDSRTFLCRNGQVVFYTEDHKPCNPREKERIQNAGGSVTLQRVNGSLAVSRALGDFTFKEVEWRTQTEQLVSPEPEVYDLERSPSDEFLVVACDGVWDAISNEELCAFVHNRLSVCDDLREVCSQVIDLCLYKGSLDNMSIIIICFSGSPQVTREALQREAELEQLIDCKVKEIIEVIRTQNEEPDLLHLMKFLATENIPGLPPGGGITSKRDCIIAAYQKYSAAFRTVQDRAVRPEPTETFMHTST